Part of the Sorghum bicolor cultivar BTx623 chromosome 1, Sorghum_bicolor_NCBIv3, whole genome shotgun sequence genome, TGGAGATGAAATTTGTGTTGTGTTGCTGCAGATCTTGCCTGCACTGCTGATATATGTAGGAGAGAACTTGTGGGTTAGATGAGCTGCTCCTGCATCACACTGCTCTTGTTCAACTGTTCCTTTGCTATGCCTGCAAGCTAGATATACAATTAGACAGTACCAACTCCTCTTTAAGCTCAGACCAGCAACTGCTCTTGCATTTGCAGTTTTTTACATAGATTCAACTTAGAAAGAGCCTTACATAGACCAAAAACCAAAAGGATAAAATCATAGACATGGATTTGGTAATTTGACCAAAACAATCACTTATTCAGCAATAAATCTAAATACAATTTACAAATGAAGCTGCGCCACAgtaaagaataaaaaaaaagaatgtgACCTTCATCTGTTGAAAAATCAGAAAACACTTTTCCTGTTAACATCCTATTCTGCTACTATGTTCTGACAGCAGAAGATCAAGAGCTAATTCTAACGGACTCCAAGAACTGTACCACTTCTGCCATGCTAGGTCGGCTTGACGGTGTATTGGAAGTGCATACCAGACCCAATTTGAGTACTTGAACCAATTCAGCTTCAACAAATCCCCTCAGGCTTCGATCAAAGCAGTCCGATGCAGTTCCATCCTCCAATATCTCTCTTACATAATCACGGAGAACCACAGCTGTAGCCACCCCAGGGCTGTCCACAGGTTTCCGCCCTGTCACGATCTCAAGCAAAACCACCCCAAAGCTAAATACATCACTCTTCTCGCTATATCTCATAGTCGGAGATGCCAGCTCCGGTGCAATGTACCCAATTGCAGTGTGAATTCTACTCAATTCAATGCTTCCTAGTATTGGCAACAGCTTCCCCAATCCATAATCAGATAGCTTAGCTTCGTATTTCCCATCTAACATAATGTTGGAGGACTTTATGTTGAGATGCAGGATCTGTGGCCGGCAATCATGGTGAAGGTAAGCAAGTGCACGGGCCGCTCCAAGTGCAATGTTGAACCTCCGCTCCCAAAACAGTTCACCTCCAGTACCTCTGCTGCTGCTCTCAGAGAAAGCATGAGGACGGTTACCATGGAGGTGGTCATACAAGCTCCCATTGGTCATATATTCCGAGAGAAGCAACTGCATCGAGGATGACCAGTAGTAACCCTGAAAAGCAACCAGATTGGGGCGGCTGAGGTTACCAAGCTGGCTCATCTCTTGCTCAAACTCATCCTGGCCTCTCACCCTCCCTAGTGTCTCCAGTTTCTTCACAGCAATGGATAGGCCGTTTTCAAAAGTGGCCTTGTACACCGTACCAATTGATCCACCACCAATGAGACAGTCCTTATCAAGTAGCGCCTTAGTTCCAGTTTCCCAGTCTTCATACCTTGAAGGCAAGCTCTTGCTGAAAAGCACCAATTTTCCGATGATGGCATTTGAGCCTGGAGATGCAATTGGGGGGGTGCTCTCAGACACAAgaacctcttcctcttccttacTGTCCTCATCTGTACTCTTACGTGTATAAGCCTTGATGTTTAACGCACAAACAATGCATATTCCAATAAGTATGAGGGCTGCGGCAACAATGGCGATTATGACAGGCACACCCAATCGTCTGCGGTGCTTCATCCCAGTCCCACAGTTATTGGGCAATGGAGAGCCACATAGTAACTGGTTACCCATGTATGCAGTGTAATCAAATTTCTGCAAGACTGGCTCAGAAGGGATCATGCCAGATAGGTTATTGAAGGACACGTTGAAATGTGTCAGGTTAGAGAGGTTCCCAAGCTCTGGAGGGATTGGCCCAGTCAGTTGATTCTCCGAGAGGTCTAGGAGATCAAGGTTTGTGAGCTGCCCAAGTGTGACGGGAATGCCCCCATCAAGCTGGTTcctgtggagatcaagcatctTGAGGTAGGTTAAGTTGTTGAGTGTGCCTGGGATAGCTCCTTGCAGTTTGTTGCCAGACAGGTTCCTGTGTTGATGTAATTTAGCTACTACTAGTCAGTACATTGTACCAGAAGCGAATTGCAGCAGTGCGAGTACTGAACAAAAACTTACAGTTCAAGCAAGAATTGGCACTGGCTGAGGGATCCTGGAATCTCTCCTGTAAGAGCCAGGCCCGCGAGGTCGAGTGTGACAAGCATCTCAATTCCCCCGAACTCAGCTGGAATCGGACCGGAAATGCCAGGATTGCCCGCGAGCCGGAGAACGGAGAGCGACCGCAGTGTCCCAATCACAGGCGGTACAGCTCCAGCAAGAGCATTCGCCCCCAAATCCAAAACCCTCAGGCCGCGGCAATTCACCACGCTCTCCGGCACCGGCCCCGTGAGCCGGTTGCCGGACGCGTCCAAGTATGAGAACTTAGTGCCGCATGTTGCAATGCTGGGGATTTCGCCGTCAAAGGCGTTGGAGGAGACATTGAAGTAGGTGATGTTTACCGAGCCGAGGAGTGCAAAGGGCGCGGCTCCGGAGAAGTTGTTGCTGCCGACGTCCAAGAGGTCAATGCGGCCGCAGGAGGTGAGCTTGCCGGCTATGTCCCCGGAGAGCGCGTTGCTCCGGACGGAGATGTAGTTCATCTCCGGCGGAGCGCAGACCCGGTCGGGGAACTCGCCAGAGAGGCGGTTGTAGGAGAAGTCGAAGCCGGCGAGGCGCGAGCAGTTGGCAATGCCGGGCGGGACGGGGCCCGTGAGGTCGTTGTGCGCGAGCGAGACGTAGCGGAGGCGGAGGCAGGTGTCGAAGAGCGCGGCGGGGATCCCGCCGGCGAAGCGGTTGTAGGAGAGGTCGAGCAGGCGGAGCCACGGGAAGGCGCCGAGGAAGGGCGGGATCTCGCCGTCGAGCGCGTTCCGGCTGAGGTTGAGCTTGTGGAGCGTGGGCGCGAGCGCGCGGAAGCTGGAGGGGACGCCGCCCGTGAGTGCGTTGCCGAAGAGCGAGACGGACTCGAGCGCGGGGAGGCGCGCCAGGGAGGGCGTGAGCGTGCCCGCCAGCCCCGCGCCGTGGATGCGCAGCCGCGTCACGGCGCCCGCGTCGCAGGTCACCCCGACGAAGTCGCAGGGGTCCCCCGTGGGCGTCCACGACTCCAGCACGCTCCCCGGGTCCGCCGTCACCGCCGCCTTGAAGTCCAGCAGCGCCCGCCGCTCCGCGTCCGTCGCCGCGCCGGCAAGTTGGCACTGgcaatgcagcagcagcagcgcggcCAGAAGAACCGCCGCCGAAGCGGCAGGCGTGGCCTGGGAGCGGCGCGTCATCGCGACAGGGGCAGGCCGCGCTGTGCCAGCGCACGCAGCCGCAGCGGCATTAGCACGACCAGCTCGGCCGCGGTGGCCGCTGCTGCTACTAGTAGGCGGAGGCCGGAGGAGTAGAGTAGTTTAAGCAGCCGTTAACTGGCAACCACGGCGCCGAGTAAAGGAGTAGCGAGTATAGGTGGCGGTGGGTGGCGTGCGTTATGGTGTGGCCGCGGGCGTCCGGTACCAGTACAATCGTCCAAGCGAGCGGCCGCCAGGCGCCAGCCCGCCCCCCAAGCGGCCTAGTTTTCGTGTCGCGCGCGGGGCGCGTGCCCGCGTGGGACGTTTTGCCTTGAGACGTTGTCGCGAATTGCTCCCGCGGATGTGCGTTCCTGGCGACCCGGGGCAGGTCAGGTCGGGTCGGTCGCGGGAGGCCGTAGCGCCGGCCGGCATCTACACGTGAATTCTAGGCGAAACGCTTGGCTTTTGGGAGGTCAGGTCAGCGGGGGCAGTAGACGGAATGATGGCACAGAAAAGGGGAGTGCGTGGCTTTCCGGGTTGGGGATCTGCCGGCCCGGCGTGATCGGAGCAGATCAGGGCGGGAGCGAGCAGCACCGTTTGGTGGGAGCCGCCTGTATGCCGCGTGGGCAGGACGAGGAGTTTTGCCAGTTTGCCTCCCAAGGCCGCTGTTTCTGCGGTTGGTTGGCACTTGGCAGGTTGGGACATGGCATTGGCTGTGGCAGCCGGGATCCGGCACGTCGAGTTGCCCGTTACGTGCGCCTACGGGCCACGGAATGGACTCCATTCAAGGCCGCGTCTGTACAACTACGAGCTCGTACAGACTACGGAGACGCGTGTCGCCCATGAGCCATGAATACTAGTACGTACTACGTCAGTACGTCACTCACGCCACGTACGTGCAATCATGCCGACGCGTCAGTGTCGTCCTGGTCACCGTACCTGTACTGATGCACGCCGGTTGCGGTGGGTGAGCGACGGGAGTACGGCGCAGGCACGGTTGATGAGAAACGAACTGTTGTGTTGTGCTGCAGCCTGTGCAGGCAACGGGGTTGATGAGTTCAAGGCGAGATGGGGTGGGGTACGATGGGCGGAGCCCGCCACCAAATTGTTCTTTTTGGCAAGTCAAATAGGCGATTTTGAGCACCGTAGCGCGCCTGTTGTGCTCCTTTTTAGCAATGCGTCTTTGGAGTTGGTGTGCCTTTTGGTCGGCAATGATTCGTTAAGAGTTCATGATCATAGACGTGCTTGCAGATGCCCAATGATGTCGCGCCATTGTCATATCTTTGTGAATTGTGGACCGAGTTTCT contains:
- the LOC8061447 gene encoding probable LRR receptor-like serine/threonine-protein kinase At1g12460; translated protein: MTRRSQATPAASAAVLLAALLLLHCQCQLAGAATDAERRALLDFKAAVTADPGSVLESWTPTGDPCDFVGVTCDAGAVTRLRIHGAGLAGTLTPSLARLPALESVSLFGNALTGGVPSSFRALAPTLHKLNLSRNALDGEIPPFLGAFPWLRLLDLSYNRFAGGIPAALFDTCLRLRYVSLAHNDLTGPVPPGIANCSRLAGFDFSYNRLSGEFPDRVCAPPEMNYISVRSNALSGDIAGKLTSCGRIDLLDVGSNNFSGAAPFALLGSVNITYFNVSSNAFDGEIPSIATCGTKFSYLDASGNRLTGPVPESVVNCRGLRVLDLGANALAGAVPPVIGTLRSLSVLRLAGNPGISGPIPAEFGGIEMLVTLDLAGLALTGEIPGSLSQCQFLLELNLSGNKLQGAIPGTLNNLTYLKMLDLHRNQLDGGIPVTLGQLTNLDLLDLSENQLTGPIPPELGNLSNLTHFNVSFNNLSGMIPSEPVLQKFDYTAYMGNQLLCGSPLPNNCGTGMKHRRRLGVPVIIAIVAAALILIGICIVCALNIKAYTRKSTDEDSKEEEEVLVSESTPPIASPGSNAIIGKLVLFSKSLPSRYEDWETGTKALLDKDCLIGGGSIGTVYKATFENGLSIAVKKLETLGRVRGQDEFEQEMSQLGNLSRPNLVAFQGYYWSSSMQLLLSEYMTNGSLYDHLHGNRPHAFSESSSRGTGGELFWERRFNIALGAARALAYLHHDCRPQILHLNIKSSNIMLDGKYEAKLSDYGLGKLLPILGSIELSRIHTAIGYIAPELASPTMRYSEKSDVFSFGVVLLEIVTGRKPVDSPGVATAVVLRDYVREILEDGTASDCFDRSLRGFVEAELVQVLKLGLVCTSNTPSSRPSMAEVVQFLESVRISS